tgtttcttcttcttcatcttcttcttctagaacCTTCTTCCAAAACTCGGGATCCCCTTGAGTTCTTCTCTTAGgtttttgttccttttctttttcttccggAATGTTGTTCCAAAATTCCTCATCTTCACGAGACTTTCTCTTATGTTTTTGCCTCTCGAACTTGGCCCTGAGAAGATTATCAAACAATTCTTTAGATTTGGGATCTATGAGAATATCATAAGAATTCTTGAGCTTACGAAATTCCTCGTGAGCGTTGTTAGGATCATCAGGGTTTTTATCAGGATGTAATTTCAATGCCTTACCCAAATACGCTTTTCGAATCTGTTCCTTACCGATCTTCACACCATCACCATCTTCTCCATAAGGAGGTAACCCTAGAACTGCGTAGTGATCCACAAAGTCACACATAttatctaaaccaaaaaagattgaaacttgtttcgttttttggtttttgttaaattatatacGTATTTACAAATCCTTTTTCCTTGatgaaagataaaataaatgtaaatatctttataattatttacaaaTCCTAATCATATTAAGAGATATACTAAAATAGCCGActctaactatatatatatatatatatatacatcaattacATACATAACGAATTGATCCATAATCTCTTCTTACATTGAAATTTTTGAGAATACTTAGATAGAACATAAGAGAATGGAGAGAACATTATCGAACTTAGTTTTCTCAACTGCGTGGGATGATGATGAAAACCCGAAAACTATATCGGCAGGTTCGAAGGAACTAGGGTCCGGGTCTTCTCACTCATTGTGCTTCTCTTCTGAAGAAACCATTGAATACAAACGAAGTCGTCGGATATATCTTGAGAGCTACGCAAACCAGATCGTCGTCAATCTGTTACCTACAAGATCAACAAGTTGTTTTCCAACATCAGAGGTAAGTTTGCAGCTTAGActagttttaatgtttttggtttaaacctCATCTTTTTTCTTGATAACGATGTAAAAACTAATTCTTCTTTCTCAAGTTATGGTATACATCAATCGTTTCaatttcaaagttcaaacttcaaaccaaaaacatttaaaaattgtataaaaatcaaatcagaaaTATACATCCATCATtatgaaaactgaaaattacaATACATCAAGAAAAAGATCGACCAGTAAAAGACATTGTCTCTCCATGATACGATCTAAACCAAGCAAAAACCAAACTCGAAACCAAGATCAGCAAACCAATAGCTACATTACGCAGTACTACTGTACAATTAACAAAGATTACTCAGCTTTTTTTATATAGTCACTCTTTTGAAGTTGAATCTGTATGACAAGAACCATTAGCTTGACGATCTGAGTAAGGTCTAATGAAAGATCGTCTCCACCAAACTTCAAAAGCTCTTTGAAGATTCGGACATCCATCTCCTCCGTTTAGAAAACTCCCAAGCCACGACAGCAAAATGCTCTGCTGATCTTCCAACGGCAATGTCAGTATAGTCCGACCAATTCCTTCCTCAACTAGCTTACCATCAAACGATCTACAACCATGTTGAAGCCAGTTATAGTCTATGAACAGAGGTTGCAACCATGTGGTCAACAGCAAAAGCCTAGTGTCTTTTGAAGGCAACAATTCTCCTCTCCCAATCCCTATGAAGAGCCGAGATGTCACACGGCTTATATGGTAACGAGACATTAAAGGAAGCTTCTCATGTAACAAAGCGAGCTCCTTCTGATTTCCCCATATGAC
The sequence above is drawn from the Camelina sativa cultivar DH55 chromosome 4, Cs, whole genome shotgun sequence genome and encodes:
- the LOC104780901 gene encoding uncharacterized J domain-containing protein C4H3.01-like isoform X1, with the protein product MCDFVDHYAVLGLPPYGEDGDGVKIGKEQIRKAYLGKALKLHPDKNPDDPNNAHEEFRKLKNSYDILIDPKSKELFDNLLRAKFERQKHKRKSREDEEFWNNIPEEKEKEQKPKRRTQGDPEFWKKVLEEEDEEEETHQPSASDESDHEKETLRNLYKKVKEIRIAHAKKRESLGRFVNNIPKAKPRHLFRRKFSMDGFVPYEARVLRRVKEAAENHK
- the LOC104780901 gene encoding pre-mRNA-splicing factor cwf23-like isoform X2, whose translation is MCDFVDHYAVLGLPPYGEDGDGVKIGKEQIRKAYLGKALKLHPDKNPDDPNNAHEEFRKLKNSYDILIDPKSKELFDNLLRAKFERQKHKRKSREDEEFWNNIPEEKEKEQKPKRRTQGDPEFWKKVLEEEDEEEETHQPSASDESDHEKETLRNLYKKKIFNGWVRAIRSQSVTSSKGGRRES